A section of the Malus sylvestris chromosome 17, drMalSylv7.2, whole genome shotgun sequence genome encodes:
- the LOC126610617 gene encoding proline-rich extensin-like protein EPR1 — MAFKSTLLFATILLVTTRVSSQAQGYLEKDAKIIDWLFPWIDFGWDDDPPPHWHQKPPTPSPPPPSPKAQPPPPPPSPKAQPPPPPPSPKAQPPPPPPSPKAQPPSPPPLPPPPVAAPSRAPTPAPKKAPSLVPPVKTPPPRSKGDSDVNGLPITPFTPVPPVIPLIPSVDPKSSSPPSTNTESNPNTTATPPPPSTHQCTCTPPIPVINNPNPNRNPQFKAPPAPPSPIKSPSTPLSPPVKTSPPPATPPPSPTQKKTSPPPRRRKKIPRPPPPPVSKEEEDDEAPAPSPKPMIKAPAPRPNLMGKAPPPKPNLVPKAPAPKPNLGRKAPAPHAKKKRLPLPPPRRKKALPPLPPPSEQEEETSVSLPFKDDAVLAPSLKQLRKAPAPNPNTTATLPPPSTRQCTCTPPVPVINNPNPNRNPQFKSPPAPPSPVKSPSTPRSSPVKTSPPPATQKKATPPPSPTQKKTSPPPRQRKKIPRPPPPPPSKEEEDDEPPAPSPKPLTKAPAPRPNLVGKTPPLKPNLVPKAPPPKPNLRWKTPAPHAKKKRLPSPPPRRKKALPSLPPPSEQEEEKDTPVSSFKEDAVLAPSLKHLRKAPAPTLDFVSKGPPKIIALSPGVVALATRSPKIIAPPP; from the exons ATGGCTTTCAAATCTACGCTCTTGTTTGCCACTATTCTCTTAGTTACTACAAGG GTTTCATCTCAAGCTCAAGGTTATCTAGAGAAAGACGCCAAAATCATTGACTGG CTATTTCCATGGATCGACTTTGGTTGGGATGATGATCCACCTCCACATTGGCACCAGAAACCGCCAACACCGTCTCCACCACCTCCGTCACCAAAAGCACAACCTCCACCGCCGCCACCATCACCAAAAGCACAACCTCCACCGCCGCCACCATCACCAAAAGCACAACCTCCACCGCCGCCACCATCACCAAAAGCACAGCCTCCATCCCCTCCACCGCTTCCACCGCCTCCAGTAGCTGCGCCGAGTCGTGCACCCACACCCGCTCCCAAAAAGGCACCTTCTCTTGTGCCCCCAGTCAAGACCCCTCCGCCTCGGAGCAAGGGCGACAGTGATGTTAACGGGCTTCCTATTACACCGTTCACTCCAGTACCACCAGTCATTCCATTGATTCCGTCTGTCGACCCAAAGAGTTCCAGTCCTCCCAGCACCAACACCGAATCCAACCCCAACACCACCGCAACCCCTCCACCACCAAGCACACATCAATGCACGTGCACTCCTCCAATTCCAGTAATTAACAACCCTAACCCGAATCGTAATCCTCAATTCAAGGCCCCGCCGGCACCACCCTCTCCAATCAAATCGCCAAGTACTCCACTATCTCCTCCAGTGAAGACCTCGCCTCCGCCAGCAACTCCTCCACCATCACCAACTCAAAAGAAGACATCTCCTCCACCTCGTCGGAGAAAGAAGATTCCGCGTCCTCCACCACCACCCGTGTCAAAGGAGGAAGAGGACGATGAGGCTCCGGCTCCATCACCTAAACCTATGATCAAAGCACCAGCTCCGAGGCCTAATCTGATGGGGAAAGCACCTCCTCCAAAACCTAATCTGGTGCCGAAAGCACCAGCTCCAAAACCTAATCTGGGGCGGAAAGCACCGGCCCCACATGCGAAGAAGAAGAGACTGCCTTTGCCACCACCTCGGAGGAAGAAGGCACTGCCTCCACTACCACCACCATCCGAGCAGGAGGAGGAAACTTCGGTTTCCTTGCCTTTCAAAGATGACGCAGTTTTGGCTCCTTCACTTAAACAACTGAGGAAAGCACCCGCTCCCAACCCCAACACCACCGCAACCCTTCCACCACCAAGCACACGTCAATGCACGTGCACTCCTCCTGTTCCAGTAATTAacaaccctaaccctaatcgTAATCCTCAGTTCAAGTCCCCACCGGCACCACCCTCTCCCGTCAAATCGCCAAGTACTCCACGGTCTTCACCAGTGAAGACCTCGCCTCCGCCAGCAACTCAGAAGAAGGCAACTCCTCCACCATCACCAACTCAAAAGAAGACATCTCCTCCACCTCGTCAAAGAAAGAAGATACCGCGTCCTCCGCCACCACCCCCGTCAAAGGAGGAAGAGGACGATGAACCTCCGGCTCCCTCACCTAAGCCTCTGACCAAAGCACCAGCTCCGAGGCCTAATCTGGTGGGGAAAACACCTCCTCTAAAACCTAATCTGGTGCCGAAAGCACCTCCTCCAAAACCTAATCTGAGGTGGAAAACACCGGCCCCACATGCGAAGAAGAAGAGACTGCCTTCACCACCGCCTCGGAGGAAGAAGGCACTGCCTTCACTACCACCACCATCCGagcaggaggaggagaaggataCTCCGGTTTCCTCTTTCAAAGAAGACGCAGTTTTGGCTCCTTCACTTAAACATCTGAGGAAAGCACCCGCTCCGACGCTTGATTTCGTGTCGAAAGGACCTCCTAAGATCATAGCACTCTCTCCTGGTGTGGTGGCACTGGCAACACGATCTCCTAAGATCATAGCACCCCCTCCATAA